One Cryptosporidium parvum Iowa II chromosome 1, whole genome shotgun sequence genomic window, GGtaatttaaaatcattCAAAGGAAATTACATTGCACCATTTGGACTATTTGGgcatttaaaaatatatgatTTTGCATTGTCTACGATAGAGGTCGGATTATTGTACAAAAGTTGGATGTGccataaaaatttaaagaaagaaatattaaatcgTCACattaaacaagaaaaatCTGCAATAACTAAGAACTACACTTTGtacaaaaatttaatgaacaaaaataataatttcaaggAAGAGGAACGATCTGAAAACAAGGATACGCACGATAAAGGTTTAGATCTCAATACAGATTCAGACTCAGAAgcttaaaaatatattgaataaaaatttgaaatgattaataatctaaatataaaaataatttataattcaaataatagaatgatttaaaattttattttttattatttattgttgattttactattaaatTGATGAATCATCAtatcatttgaaattaaatctttaagCAAATCAAGTTTGTTTAGTATTTCTCCAACGTTGTTATGAAATTTGTTAAATTGAccattgttattattactagTAAATGTGATAATTCCAGCTGGCTGATTAATTTTTGCAGAAAAAATACCCCTCTCAACGAGATGATTGACAACAAGCTGCAACTCTTGGCCAtccaaatttaataaatcttgTACTCTTTGGAATGAAATAGTTTTATAATAGcaagaaataattgaaatgTTTCTCTCTTGAATTCTTTGCATGAACAGAGTAAATCTGTCTTTTTTGTTGCAAAGATTGATTTTGCATCTTTTATATTCTGTGTAGTACACATTATTCATTTCATAATCGTTGTTAGAGAAAAAGAAGCAATTTGATAGCTGATTAAAATACTTAGGAACTGTATAGttgaaattttttgttgattCCAGGAATATGAGCTcgttattaatataatcatTCAGTAAGTCTGAAATATATTGGAcatttctttcaatatGCTTCTGATAATCtttgttaaatttaattagtTCATCTCTAATATTGGTTGAGTAAGGACCAAGAATGAGGTAAATGACATATCCTTCAATACATGAAGCAGTAGTTGGCATTTTCTcagaaaaattatattgagAAATAGGGGACTTCATATATTCTGGAATCTCACCGATTAGTTTTTCATAGCTATTCTCAGTGTCATTCTCAAAATTTGCAATTGAGTTGAGAAGGTTTAGAAAGCACATAGAAATTTCCTTGGGGCTTTGTTCGTAGTGCCATAAAATGATTAGgtattgataatatattacCTTAAGATCGATGAATTTTTCGATAATTTTCGGGTTTATCTTCTTGGCAAATATTTGAAGTCTAACAAAGTCTTTGCATAATAAGGAAAGTCTCATCTGCTCAAGTACGTATTGAGTTTTCTCCCTAAGATCCA contains:
- a CDS encoding Rpn5 like 26S proteasomal regulatory subunit 12, PINT domain containing protein (transcripts identified by EST); protein product: MQDQNTREQLNETVNPISELESLVKDPKCTQDLSAETDSLITKLENAGVNEVNFQNAVEELLVLEKKCRQVSDSNSSCKIIYKIILWLLKYSKNIDEPLSVIQKICKKRSQLKKVISYIIQLFLNLVVDSIVALSPNFAKYNSSRKHIETVTNLEESYRSISYEIKNMLECNKIITILSEITQGKIYLELERARLMLILSNIKQEDNDLKEASKLLEDITVETIGNMDLREKTQYVLEQMRLSLLCKDFVRLQIFAKKINPKIIEKFIDLKVIYYQYLIILWHYEQSPKEISMCFLNLLNSIANFENDTENSYEKLIGEIPEYMKSPISQYNFSEKMPTTASCIEGYVIYLILGPYSTNIRDELIKFNKDYQKHIERNVQYISDLLNDYINNELIFLESTKNFNYTVPKYFNQLSNCFFFSNNDYEMNNVYYTEYKRCKINLCNKKDRFTLFMQRIQERNISIISCYYKTISFQRVQDLLNLDGQELQLVVNHLVERGIFSAKINQPAGIITFTSNNNNGQFNKFHNNVGEILNKLDLLKDLISNDMMIHQFNSKINNK